Proteins encoded in a region of the Equus asinus isolate D_3611 breed Donkey chromosome X, EquAss-T2T_v2, whole genome shotgun sequence genome:
- the LOC106834949 gene encoding melanoma-associated antigen 10-like, producing the protein MPRAPKRRRYMLEEGLQSQSETQGPVGALLPVAVEEDTSSSSTCSSSFPSSFPSPSSSSSSCYPLLSSTPEEVDDVAGAPSPPQSPQSARPSPTAMASPPLSQSEDDSSSSRGEEGPSTSQALPYTASFPRNVIDGKVAELVEFLLVKYRTKEPTTKAEMLNMVLRDYQDHFPVIFSEASECMQLIFGVDVKEVDPSDHAYVLVTTLGLTYDGMLSDEQSMPKTGLLVMLLGVILLRDDCAPEEDVWEALSVMGVRAGREHFIYGEPRELITKVWVQEQYVEYRQVPSSDPARYEFLWGPRAHAETSKMSVLEFFASAIGSDLRSFPVWYEEALRDQEERVQARIASTDNATDTASASCSTVPGSSSCPE; encoded by the coding sequence ATGCCTCGTGCTCCAAAGCGACGGCGCTACATGCTTGAGGAAGGCCTTCAGTCCCAAAGCGAGACGCAGGGCCCAGTGGGTGCACTGCTTCCTGTGGCTGTGGAAGAGGATACTTCTTCgtcctccacctgctcctcctctttcccctcctctttcccctccccctcctcctcctcttcctcttgctaTCCTCTCTTGTCGAGCACACCAGAGGAGGTTGATGATGTCGCTGGGGCCCCGAGTCCTCCCCAGAGCCCTCAGagtgcccgcccctcccccactgccatgGCCTCCCCTCCACTGAGCCAGTCTGAAGACGACAGCTCCAGCAGCCGAGGAGAGGAGGGTCCGAGCACCTCACAGGCCCTGCCATACACTGCGTCCTTTCCCAGAAATGTGATTGATGGCAAGGTGGCTGAGCTGGTGGAGTTCCTGCTTGTCAAGTATCGCACAAAGGAGCCGACCACAAAGGCGGAGATGCTGAATATGGTCCTCAGAGATTACCAGGACCACTTCCCTGTGATCTTCAGTGAAGCCTCTGAGTGCATGCAGCTCATCTTTGGCGTTGACGTGAAGGAAGTGGACCCCAGCGACCACGCCTATGTCCTGGTCACCACCCTGGGCCTCACCTACGATGGGATGCTGAGCGATGAGCAGAGCATGCCCAAGACCGGCCTCCTGGTGATGCTCCTGGGCGTCATCCTCCTGCGGGACGACTGTGCCCCTGAGGAGGACGTCTGGGAAGCACTGAGTGTCATGGGGGTGCGTGCCGGGAGGGAGCACTTCATCTACGGGGAGCCCAGGGAGCTTATCACTAAAGTTTGGGTGCAGGAGCAGTACGTGGAGTACCGGCAGGTGCCCAGCAGCGATCCTGCTCGCTACGAGTTCCTGTGGGGTCCCAGGGCCCACGCTGAAACCAGCAAGATGAGTGTCCTGGAGTTTTTTGCCAGTGCCATTGGGAGTGACCTCAGGTCCTTCCCAGTGTGGTATGAGGAAGCTTTGAGAGATCAGGAAGAGAGAGTTCAGGCCAGAATTGCCAGCACGGATAACGCTACTGACACGGCCAGTGCAAGTTGTAGTACTGTGCCCGGTAGCTCCTCCTGCCCTGAATGA
- the LOC123282463 gene encoding uncharacterized protein CXorf51A-like: MAKATGKSQASSTVTEQPSPNTKERKMRKSSSQPRSRGSVKAAKKTTGAKRPLRRRSTEKASSKRPTSSVKSKEARGTTLFGHYHRLNEKLNQDEPEEDGESMEKPSTSRAYLHHRQLQSEATDLREESSEKSLTSDP; the protein is encoded by the exons ATGGCGAAGGCGACCGGGAAATCCCAAGCTTCTAGCACAGTCACGGAACAACCCTCGCCAAAcaccaaagagaggaagatgaggaagtcCTCAAGTCAACCCAGGTCCAGAGGGAGTGTCAAG GCGGCCAAGAAAACCACGGGGGCCAAAAGACCCCTTCGAAGGAGATCCACTGAAAAAGCCTCTTCAAAACGTCCCACCTCTTCAGTCAAATCTAAGGAAGCGAGAGGAACAACCCTATTCGGTCACTATCACAGGCTGAATGAAAAGCTGAATCAAGATGAGCCAGAGGAGGACGGAGAGAGCATGGAGAAGCCCAGCACTTCACGTGCCTACCTGCACCACCGGCAACTTCAGAGCGAGGCCACAGACCTCAGAGAGGAATCATCTGAGAAGTCTCTAACGTCTGACCCCTGA